A portion of the Marinobacter alexandrii genome contains these proteins:
- a CDS encoding gliding motility lipoprotein GldH, with amino-acid sequence MRYLSILVFCFILVSCDSSRVYEDFNDMDEAFWHLDSVQTFTFDIPDSSKSYNILATFRNASSYPFYNLYFQYTLLDSTGGILKQQLKEVELFDSKTGAPRGSGLGDLFDHSFVLEENYTFDYSGNYSMSLEQYMRRDTLPFILSIGARVEFAQ; translated from the coding sequence ATGAGATACCTTTCAATCCTTGTGTTTTGTTTTATTCTTGTCTCATGTGATTCAAGTAGAGTTTATGAGGATTTCAATGATATGGATGAGGCCTTCTGGCATTTAGACTCTGTCCAAACATTTACTTTTGATATTCCTGACTCAAGTAAATCATATAACATTCTTGCTACATTCAGGAACGCTTCGTCTTACCCATTTTATAACCTCTATTTCCAATATACACTTTTGGATTCCACTGGAGGAATTTTAAAACAACAGCTCAAAGAAGTCGAGCTTTTTGATTCTAAGACAGGCGCACCCAGAGGGAGTGGTTTGGGAGATTTATTTGATCACTCATTTGTGTTAGAGGAAAATTATACGTTTGATTATTCGGGTAATTACTCAATGTCATTGGAACAGTACATGCGGAGAGATACACTACCATTTATTTTATCTATTGGAGCGAGAGTTGAATTCGCTCAGTGA
- the ricT gene encoding regulatory iron-sulfur-containing complex subunit RicT encodes MGCASCGTGGSAGCQNNGHCSTGGCNKLNVFDWLSNMDVPAMHRFDIVEVRFKNGRKEFYRNSKKLDIVTGDPIVVDVPNGHHIGYISLQGELVRLQMSKKAIKDDDTVREIYRKATSRDIDRWDEARNREETVMYRTKEIIQETKLEMKLTDVEFQADGTKATFFYSAEGRVDFRELIKMLAGEFRIRIEMRQISVRQEAGRIGGLGVCGRELCCSTWLTDFKNVSTSAARYQNLSLNPSKLSGQCGRLKCCLNYELDTYMDALEDIPEVESALQTQRGSARLQKTDIFRKIMWFGYDDDNNWQAVDVERVKEIQALNKKGKKPSSLTENEVEVDQLETSSINSDLEAMDRKFSGKNKKKKNKRNKYRGKKPQSKKPEKS; translated from the coding sequence ATGGGATGTGCAAGTTGCGGAACAGGTGGGTCAGCCGGATGTCAGAACAATGGGCATTGTAGTACTGGAGGCTGTAATAAGTTGAATGTGTTTGATTGGCTTTCAAACATGGATGTGCCGGCGATGCACAGATTCGACATTGTAGAAGTTCGTTTCAAGAATGGTCGTAAAGAGTTCTATCGGAATTCAAAAAAACTAGATATTGTTACTGGAGACCCAATAGTAGTAGACGTTCCCAATGGTCATCATATTGGATACATTTCGTTGCAAGGTGAGCTGGTAAGACTTCAAATGTCCAAAAAAGCCATTAAGGATGATGACACTGTTCGTGAAATCTATCGCAAAGCAACAAGCAGAGATATAGATCGCTGGGATGAGGCACGAAATAGAGAAGAGACGGTAATGTACCGTACAAAAGAAATTATTCAAGAGACAAAACTAGAAATGAAACTCACTGATGTAGAGTTTCAGGCTGATGGAACAAAAGCCACCTTCTTTTATTCCGCCGAGGGCCGTGTAGATTTTCGTGAACTTATAAAAATGCTCGCAGGAGAGTTTCGCATAAGAATAGAAATGCGTCAGATCAGCGTGCGTCAGGAAGCTGGACGAATTGGTGGATTGGGTGTTTGTGGGAGAGAGCTTTGTTGTTCTACATGGTTGACAGATTTTAAAAATGTTTCCACTTCTGCTGCACGCTACCAAAACTTATCCTTGAATCCGAGCAAACTATCCGGACAGTGCGGAAGATTAAAATGTTGTCTTAATTACGAATTGGATACATATATGGATGCCCTTGAGGATATTCCTGAGGTAGAATCTGCTCTTCAGACCCAACGAGGTTCTGCGAGGCTTCAAAAGACAGATATCTTTCGAAAGATCATGTGGTTTGGATACGATGATGATAACAACTGGCAAGCAGTCGATGTTGAAAGAGTCAAGGAAATTCAAGCGCTAAACAAAAAAGGAAAGAAGCCATCATCACTTACTGAAAATGAAGTAGAGGTTGATCAATTGGAAACTTCCTCAATCAATAGCGACCTAGAGGCTATGGACAGGAAGTTTAGTGGAAAAAACAAGAAAAAGAAAAATAAGCGAAATAAATATCGCGGTAAGAAACCTCAGAGTAAAAAACCAGAAAAATCTTGA
- the purD gene encoding phosphoribosylamine--glycine ligase has translation MNILILGSGGREHAFAWKVKQSPKCEKIFIAPGNGGTNKVGTNLDLDINNFDKVGDAIEKHDIGMLIIGPEDPLVNGIVDHLREDKKFENLKIIGPKAKGAILEGSKEYAKEFMKKHGIPTADAITVTKENLDETIKYMERLDPPYVLKADGLAGGKGVIITEELEEARKSLRELIEGKKFGSASEKVLIEQFLKGIEVSFFVITDGKDYRILPEAKDYKRIGEKDTGLNTGGMGAVSPVAFADRAFKEKVNNRIIKPTIEGLKKEKIDYCGFIFFGLINVGGDPYIIEYNVRMGDPETEVVLPRIKTDFLELLVAAADKNLIDTEIEYERFTASTVMYVSRGYPEFYEKGHEIIIGDVKTVLPFHAGTKMKDGKLVTNGGRVIALTGLGKNLGEALSKSYAGGQEVTWEGKRFRGDIGFDLKALGQ, from the coding sequence ATGAATATTCTAATACTTGGTTCTGGTGGCCGTGAGCACGCTTTTGCATGGAAAGTGAAGCAGAGTCCCAAATGCGAAAAAATCTTTATTGCTCCTGGGAACGGGGGCACAAATAAAGTAGGGACGAATCTTGATCTAGACATAAACAATTTTGATAAGGTTGGGGATGCGATTGAGAAACATGACATTGGAATGTTAATCATTGGGCCGGAAGATCCATTGGTCAATGGAATTGTAGATCACTTAAGGGAAGATAAAAAATTCGAAAACCTTAAAATTATAGGCCCCAAAGCCAAGGGAGCAATTTTAGAAGGTAGTAAGGAATACGCTAAGGAATTCATGAAGAAGCATGGCATCCCCACAGCGGACGCGATAACAGTTACCAAAGAAAATCTTGATGAAACGATCAAGTACATGGAGCGCCTGGATCCACCCTATGTCTTAAAAGCAGATGGTCTGGCCGGTGGAAAAGGAGTGATCATTACTGAGGAACTTGAAGAAGCAAGAAAATCACTTAGAGAACTAATAGAAGGCAAGAAATTCGGTTCTGCAAGTGAGAAAGTCCTGATCGAACAATTTTTAAAAGGCATTGAAGTTTCATTTTTTGTTATTACTGACGGAAAAGACTATCGAATCTTACCGGAAGCGAAAGACTATAAGCGGATAGGAGAAAAAGATACTGGCTTAAATACTGGAGGAATGGGGGCGGTATCACCGGTTGCCTTTGCAGATAGAGCTTTCAAAGAGAAGGTAAACAACCGAATCATTAAGCCAACAATAGAAGGCTTGAAGAAAGAGAAAATAGACTATTGTGGATTCATATTCTTTGGGTTAATCAACGTTGGAGGAGACCCATACATCATCGAATACAATGTCAGAATGGGCGACCCTGAAACTGAAGTGGTTTTGCCTAGAATAAAAACAGATTTCCTAGAATTATTGGTAGCTGCCGCGGACAAAAACCTTATTGATACGGAAATAGAATATGAGCGCTTTACAGCGTCGACAGTCATGTATGTCAGTAGAGGTTACCCTGAATTTTATGAGAAAGGTCATGAAATCATCATTGGTGATGTAAAAACGGTCTTGCCGTTTCATGCAGGTACAAAAATGAAAGATGGAAAACTCGTGACCAATGGAGGAAGGGTGATAGCTTTGACGGGTTTGGGCAAAAACCTTGGAGAGGCACTTAGTAAATCTTATGCTGGCGGCCAGGAGGTCACTTGGGAAGGAAAACGCTTTAGAGGAGATATAGGATTTGACTTAAAAGCCCTTGGCCAGTAG
- the recQ gene encoding DNA helicase RecQ: METTSEVSLKESLKRVFGYDKFRGKQEDIINHILDRQNTFVIMPTGAGKSLCYQLPAIVQDGTTIVISPLIALMKNQVDQMNAVGVHARFLNSTLTKSESNRVKKDTISGIVKLLYVAPESLTKEENVEFLRQAKISFVAIDEAHCISEWGHDFRPEYRRIKDIIAQLGDIPMIALTATATPKVQLDIQKNLSMDGARLFKSSFNRTNLYYEVRPKQNAKKQLIKFIKSHKGDSGIIYCLSRKKVEEIAEFLRVNDVNAAPYHAGMESKERMKNQDGFLNEDVDVIVATIAFGMGIDKPDVRFVVHYDAPKSIEGYYQETGRAGRDGINSHCLMFYSYNDILKLEKFNKDKAVTERENARFLLEEMASYADSAICRRKQLLHYFGEEYKEDNCSQCDNCVHPKEKFEGKEIIQIVIKAVKQTNARFDINHLSSVVVGKQTQHVKSYDHDKLEVFGKGKEINDDENFWRSVIRQTLLHEFLKKDIENPSVFKVSEKGENFLNDPYAHNLTKDHEHTADGDDENEMDKVPVNVSAYDKTLFGMLKALRKDIAHQEDIPPYVIFSDPSMEEMCTVYPTTMDDLKQIVGVGESKAKKFGEPFLQMIEDYIEENDIVTASDVLVKTSGTKSKNKIYIIQHIDQKMDFEEIAEARGMKYEEVIAEVENICYSGTKLNIDYYIDQLLDDDRQDDIYDYFLNAETDELVVAMNELREYYSEDEVRLMRVKFMSEYAH; encoded by the coding sequence ATGGAGACAACTTCAGAAGTGAGTCTTAAGGAAAGCCTCAAACGCGTATTTGGTTACGATAAATTCAGAGGAAAACAGGAAGATATCATCAATCATATTCTTGATAGGCAGAATACCTTTGTGATAATGCCCACTGGAGCAGGAAAGTCCCTGTGCTATCAGCTTCCAGCTATAGTTCAGGATGGAACAACTATTGTGATCTCACCACTGATTGCCTTGATGAAAAATCAGGTAGATCAAATGAATGCAGTAGGTGTGCATGCAAGATTTTTAAATTCTACTTTAACTAAGTCTGAAAGCAATAGGGTTAAAAAAGATACCATATCGGGTATCGTTAAACTATTGTACGTAGCACCTGAGTCTCTTACAAAAGAAGAGAATGTTGAATTTCTTAGGCAAGCGAAGATTTCTTTTGTGGCTATAGATGAGGCTCATTGTATTTCAGAGTGGGGACATGATTTTAGACCTGAATACAGAAGAATTAAAGATATCATTGCTCAACTTGGAGATATTCCGATGATTGCGCTTACTGCAACGGCGACACCTAAAGTCCAGCTGGATATTCAAAAAAACTTGTCGATGGATGGGGCAAGACTTTTTAAGTCCTCCTTTAATCGGACAAACCTTTATTACGAAGTAAGGCCAAAGCAGAACGCCAAGAAACAGCTCATTAAATTTATCAAAAGCCACAAAGGAGACAGTGGAATCATTTATTGCTTAAGCCGAAAGAAGGTAGAAGAAATCGCTGAATTTTTAAGGGTAAACGATGTTAATGCTGCCCCATATCATGCTGGAATGGAGTCCAAAGAACGGATGAAGAATCAAGATGGATTTCTCAATGAGGACGTGGATGTGATCGTAGCGACTATTGCATTTGGAATGGGTATTGATAAACCTGATGTGCGTTTTGTGGTACATTATGATGCTCCTAAATCTATTGAGGGTTATTATCAAGAAACTGGTCGCGCAGGCAGAGACGGCATCAACAGCCATTGCCTCATGTTTTACTCATATAATGATATTCTAAAACTCGAAAAATTTAATAAAGACAAAGCTGTTACCGAACGAGAAAATGCACGTTTTCTTCTCGAAGAAATGGCTTCTTATGCGGACTCTGCAATTTGCAGAAGGAAGCAGTTACTTCATTATTTCGGTGAGGAATATAAGGAAGACAATTGTAGTCAATGTGATAATTGTGTCCATCCAAAAGAGAAATTTGAAGGGAAAGAAATTATCCAGATTGTCATTAAGGCTGTAAAGCAGACCAATGCGCGTTTTGATATAAATCACTTATCCTCAGTTGTAGTAGGTAAGCAAACACAGCACGTAAAAAGCTATGATCATGATAAGCTTGAGGTATTTGGGAAAGGAAAGGAAATAAATGATGATGAAAATTTCTGGAGATCAGTCATTCGTCAAACACTTCTTCATGAATTCTTGAAAAAGGATATTGAAAACCCTTCAGTTTTTAAAGTTTCTGAAAAAGGTGAAAACTTTCTGAATGATCCATATGCTCACAATCTAACAAAAGATCATGAGCACACAGCTGATGGAGACGATGAGAATGAAATGGATAAGGTACCAGTCAATGTGAGTGCCTATGATAAGACACTTTTTGGAATGCTTAAAGCATTGAGAAAAGATATTGCTCATCAAGAAGATATTCCTCCATATGTCATCTTTAGTGACCCTTCCATGGAAGAGATGTGCACGGTTTATCCAACTACCATGGATGACTTGAAACAGATTGTTGGGGTTGGTGAAAGTAAAGCCAAGAAATTTGGTGAACCATTTCTTCAAATGATTGAAGACTACATCGAAGAAAATGACATTGTTACTGCTTCAGATGTCTTGGTTAAGACTTCAGGAACTAAATCAAAAAATAAGATTTACATCATTCAGCATATTGATCAGAAGATGGACTTTGAAGAAATCGCTGAAGCTCGTGGAATGAAATACGAGGAGGTAATAGCGGAAGTGGAGAATATCTGTTATTCAGGTACTAAACTTAATATTGACTACTATATCGACCAATTATTGGATGATGATCGCCAAGATGATATCTATGATTATTTCTTAAATGCGGAAACTGATGAACTTGTTGTTGCAATGAATGAGCTAAGAGAATACTACTCCGAAGATGAAGTGCGATTGATGAGAGTGAAGTTCATGTCTGAATATGCGCACTAG
- a CDS encoding mannose-1-phosphate guanylyltransferase — MSTNIYVVIMAGGSGTRFWPYSRDAKPKQFLDVIGTGRSLLQMTFDRFNEIATTDKIWVVSNEKYEDLIQEQLPELEKHQILLETEKRNTAPCIAYASYKIMKQDPNAVIVVSPSDHAIFKEKEFREVIHTSVEAANNDEKLITIGIRPNRPETGYGYIQYLSDPGVSVKKVKTFTEKPKTDLAAKFLESGDFLWNSGIFVWSIDSIIKAFEKYEDEMAALFASGLNDYYTDAERSFIKKTYSQCKNISIDYAIMEKAENVYVVPGDFGWSDLGSWNTLHEIKERDSDENVIEGSVMTYDSTNNYIKGKKGKVTVVQGCEGMLIADFDDVLLVCKKEDSSVFRDFITDVKAEKGDKYI, encoded by the coding sequence ATGAGTACAAATATTTATGTGGTGATTATGGCCGGCGGCAGTGGAACGCGGTTTTGGCCTTATAGTAGAGATGCAAAACCTAAACAGTTTTTGGATGTAATAGGTACTGGTAGATCACTGCTACAAATGACTTTTGATCGCTTTAATGAAATCGCTACTACTGATAAGATTTGGGTTGTCTCTAATGAGAAATATGAGGATTTGATTCAAGAACAATTACCTGAGTTAGAAAAACATCAGATTTTACTAGAAACAGAAAAACGAAATACTGCCCCATGTATCGCTTATGCTTCTTACAAGATAATGAAGCAAGATCCTAACGCGGTTATTGTGGTAAGCCCATCGGATCATGCAATATTCAAAGAAAAAGAATTTAGAGAAGTGATCCATACTTCTGTTGAAGCTGCCAATAATGATGAGAAACTAATTACGATTGGCATCAGACCTAATAGACCTGAGACGGGATATGGTTATATACAATACTTGAGTGACCCGGGTGTTTCTGTTAAAAAAGTAAAAACTTTCACAGAAAAGCCAAAAACTGATTTGGCTGCTAAATTTCTTGAAAGTGGAGATTTTCTATGGAATTCAGGGATTTTCGTATGGTCAATAGACTCAATAATAAAAGCTTTTGAAAAGTACGAAGATGAAATGGCTGCCCTTTTTGCCTCGGGCTTGAATGACTATTACACAGATGCTGAACGTTCATTTATCAAAAAAACGTACAGTCAATGTAAAAACATATCCATAGATTATGCAATCATGGAAAAAGCCGAGAACGTATATGTAGTCCCGGGTGATTTCGGATGGTCAGATTTAGGATCATGGAATACACTTCATGAAATCAAAGAGAGAGATTCAGACGAAAATGTTATTGAAGGGTCAGTAATGACTTATGATTCAACGAATAATTACATTAAAGGTAAGAAAGGAAAAGTTACCGTTGTTCAAGGATGCGAGGGAATGTTAATTGCCGATTTTGATGATGTACTCCTCGTTTGTAAGAAGGAAGATTCTTCTGTTTTTAGAGATTTTATTACGGATGTAAAGGCTGAGAAAGGAGATAAGTACATTTAA
- the rlmB gene encoding 23S rRNA (guanosine(2251)-2'-O)-methyltransferase RlmB, protein MNKKADIIYGIRAVIEAIKSGQHLERVFIQKNLKGDLYKELMGELHHTSTPISKVPLERINKFTKKNHQGVVALISPVQYYTLEHLIPELYEQGKNPLILLLDEITDIRNFGAIARTAECLGVDGIVIPSRGGAQINEDAVKTSAGAFNYLPVCREKNLLDAVRFLQDSGINVVSCSEKTDNTLDELNFTSPTAIIMGSEERGISSELMGLSNEIAKIPMIGSIESLNVGVAAGMVLYEVQRQRKG, encoded by the coding sequence ATGAATAAAAAAGCTGATATTATTTACGGAATACGAGCTGTTATTGAAGCGATAAAATCTGGTCAACATCTAGAGCGAGTTTTTATTCAAAAAAATCTCAAAGGGGACCTGTATAAAGAGTTGATGGGAGAATTACATCATACTTCTACACCTATTTCTAAGGTCCCGCTGGAAAGAATAAACAAGTTCACAAAAAAAAATCATCAAGGAGTAGTGGCGTTGATATCTCCGGTTCAATACTATACGCTGGAGCATTTGATTCCGGAACTTTACGAGCAAGGAAAAAACCCATTGATTCTATTGTTGGATGAGATCACTGATATTAGAAACTTTGGTGCTATTGCAAGAACCGCAGAATGTCTTGGTGTAGATGGTATAGTGATCCCGTCTAGAGGCGGAGCACAAATCAATGAAGATGCGGTAAAGACTTCCGCTGGAGCATTTAATTATTTACCAGTTTGTAGGGAAAAAAACCTATTGGATGCTGTTAGATTTCTTCAGGATTCTGGAATAAATGTTGTCTCTTGTTCGGAAAAGACAGACAATACATTAGATGAACTAAACTTCACTTCACCTACAGCTATTATCATGGGATCTGAAGAGAGGGGTATATCCTCAGAATTAATGGGCCTGTCCAATGAAATAGCCAAGATACCTATGATAGGGTCAATAGAATCTTTGAATGTTGGAGTGGCTGCTGGTATGGTACTATATGAGGTACAACGTCAACGAAAAGGTTAA
- a CDS encoding GWxTD domain-containing protein, producing the protein MFKHRFLFGLIIVLLGFSANAINFTRVNIAWQYDPNADLKLSHRVVRVEEGIYVFMQIAADSINDWQYEFLAQSGYESEDHKLIEATRIDTLKEVTGEIMIKISLEFLEEKLLVVKISQLEKFYYYDINLAVGNLSFPSIYPLDSDGLPILTNYINRSEFSWKGNSTFLARQYQESFPPADPPMADMSLLAPQIDVDTSFIFGDSVNFLENHFYVVQKDSLSTVGVTMLKVPPYFPEYRQLGELVESMLYLTSEQERKSMLKSRNLKQSFDSFWMNTYSTKSRARNAIRKYYDLIENANNMFTDFKPGWKTDRGMMYITFGLPDEVYRSANAEEWYYDDGKAFEFTVISTFFASRTYSLRRSKDLEEQWYTQIATMRRGVNE; encoded by the coding sequence ATGTTTAAGCATCGTTTTTTATTCGGCTTAATAATCGTTTTGCTTGGGTTTTCTGCAAATGCAATAAATTTCACAAGAGTCAATATTGCTTGGCAATATGACCCTAACGCTGACCTGAAACTCTCACACAGGGTAGTAAGAGTGGAGGAGGGTATTTATGTTTTCATGCAAATAGCAGCAGACTCCATTAACGATTGGCAATATGAGTTTTTAGCTCAAAGTGGGTATGAATCCGAAGATCATAAATTAATAGAGGCCACAAGAATAGATACTTTGAAAGAAGTGACTGGTGAAATTATGATTAAGATTTCACTCGAATTTTTAGAGGAGAAATTATTAGTTGTGAAAATTTCTCAGCTTGAAAAGTTCTACTATTACGATATCAATCTTGCTGTAGGGAATCTTTCTTTTCCTTCAATTTATCCATTGGATAGTGATGGCCTACCGATTCTAACAAATTACATCAATCGCTCTGAGTTCTCATGGAAGGGTAATAGTACTTTTTTAGCTCGGCAGTATCAGGAATCTTTCCCACCTGCAGACCCTCCAATGGCCGATATGAGCCTACTTGCCCCCCAGATAGACGTGGACACCTCTTTCATTTTTGGGGATTCGGTCAACTTTTTAGAAAATCATTTTTATGTAGTTCAGAAGGATTCATTGTCAACAGTAGGTGTTACGATGCTTAAGGTTCCTCCCTACTTTCCAGAGTATAGGCAGCTAGGCGAGTTAGTTGAATCTATGCTTTACTTGACAAGTGAGCAGGAAAGAAAATCTATGCTGAAGTCAAGAAATCTCAAACAATCTTTCGATTCATTTTGGATGAATACCTATTCTACTAAGTCCAGAGCTAGGAATGCTATTCGCAAATACTACGATTTGATTGAGAATGCCAATAACATGTTTACAGACTTCAAACCGGGTTGGAAAACAGATAGGGGAATGATGTACATAACCTTTGGTTTGCCAGATGAAGTATATCGATCAGCAAATGCTGAGGAGTGGTATTATGATGATGGAAAAGCCTTTGAGTTTACAGTTATCTCCACTTTTTTTGCGTCTAGAACTTACTCTCTTAGAAGAAGCAAAGATTTGGAAGAGCAGTGGTACACGCAAATTGCGACGATGCGTCGAGGAGTCAATGAATAA
- a CDS encoding class I SAM-dependent methyltransferase produces MSVYTTEIASDKIPSDNVIHQRLLSAYHHAKKFIKGDLLELGCGEGRGVELLATLADSYIGIDKIEAVVEKLQKKHNDFKFMSGVFPPFPFEDNSFDTIITFQVIEHVKEDQNFIKEIHRVLKPGGQALITTPNIKMTLSRNPWHEREYTGDELTSLCKNYFDKVEMKGIEGNEKVLEYHERNRASVQRIMRYDFFNLQHRLPAGLLRIPYDILNRMNRNKLKETGDKLVKSITFEDFSLEDQNEQNLDLFCLLTK; encoded by the coding sequence ATGAGTGTCTACACTACCGAAATAGCTTCAGATAAAATTCCCTCAGATAATGTAATTCACCAGAGATTACTTTCTGCATACCATCATGCAAAAAAATTTATCAAAGGGGATCTATTGGAGCTAGGTTGCGGGGAAGGACGCGGAGTGGAGTTACTAGCCACACTTGCAGATTCTTATATCGGCATTGACAAAATTGAAGCGGTTGTAGAAAAGCTTCAAAAAAAGCATAATGACTTTAAGTTCATGAGTGGCGTATTCCCCCCTTTTCCATTTGAAGACAACTCCTTTGATACTATTATTACCTTTCAGGTGATTGAGCATGTAAAAGAAGATCAAAATTTCATTAAAGAAATTCATAGGGTTCTTAAACCAGGTGGTCAAGCATTAATTACCACGCCAAATATTAAAATGACACTTTCCAGGAATCCGTGGCATGAGCGAGAATACACTGGAGATGAGTTAACCTCTCTATGTAAGAACTACTTTGATAAAGTGGAGATGAAGGGCATTGAAGGCAATGAAAAAGTACTTGAGTATCATGAAAGAAATAGAGCATCAGTTCAGCGAATCATGCGGTATGATTTTTTTAATTTGCAACATAGGTTACCTGCTGGATTACTAAGAATACCTTACGATATTCTAAATAGAATGAATAGGAATAAACTGAAAGAAACTGGTGATAAATTGGTAAAATCAATAACTTTTGAAGACTTCAGCTTAGAAGATCAAAATGAACAAAACCTTGATTTATTCTGTTTATTAACTAAATAA
- a CDS encoding DNA starvation/stationary phase protection protein has protein sequence MSTKLVAELNQLLSDFHLYYQNTRGAHWNIKGPRFFELHAKFEELYTEALTNIDEIAERILTIGGRPHHALETYLETSNIKSVRDQSNDEALVKMVIENLSTLVDQENKVKALAVEAEDNETEDMMIGLVNVQEKTQWMFNSWLGK, from the coding sequence ATGTCAACCAAATTAGTAGCAGAATTGAACCAACTACTTTCAGATTTTCACTTGTATTATCAAAATACACGTGGGGCACATTGGAATATCAAAGGTCCCCGTTTCTTTGAACTTCATGCAAAGTTTGAAGAGCTTTATACTGAGGCACTTACTAATATTGATGAAATAGCTGAGCGCATACTAACAATCGGAGGAAGACCTCACCATGCATTGGAAACATATCTGGAGACTTCAAATATTAAGTCGGTCAGGGATCAGTCAAATGATGAAGCATTAGTGAAAATGGTCATCGAGAATCTAAGTACTTTAGTAGATCAGGAAAATAAAGTAAAAGCGTTAGCCGTTGAAGCAGAGGATAATGAAACGGAGGACATGATGATTGGCCTTGTGAATGTGCAAGAAAAAACCCAATGGATGTTTAATTCATGGTTAGGTAAGTGA
- a CDS encoding C40 family peptidase, with product MNHYITKYSKYLLSAFLIAGIFVLAPAQKKKKRRAQKIESVISTGRSYIGTPYKWGGNTKAGIDCSGLIHNSYKTIGIKLPRTAKEQSKTGNKKGWEGIRKGDLVYFKFKKKGSKWYHSGMITYVAKDKILFVHASSSRGVVESNLLSDYYKKNVRNFRRVIK from the coding sequence GTGAATCACTACATAACAAAATATAGCAAATACCTGCTTTCTGCTTTTTTGATTGCAGGTATTTTTGTTTTAGCTCCAGCGCAAAAGAAAAAAAAGAGACGGGCTCAAAAAATCGAGTCTGTCATATCGACCGGTCGGTCTTACATAGGAACTCCATATAAATGGGGTGGGAATACAAAAGCTGGAATAGACTGCTCAGGCCTAATCCATAATTCCTATAAAACCATCGGCATAAAACTTCCCAGAACAGCAAAAGAACAATCTAAAACCGGAAACAAGAAAGGTTGGGAAGGTATTCGAAAGGGGGATCTTGTTTATTTCAAGTTTAAGAAAAAGGGAAGCAAATGGTATCATAGTGGTATGATCACGTATGTTGCAAAGGATAAAATACTATTTGTACATGCCTCCTCCTCTAGAGGTGTTGTAGAATCAAACTTGCTTAGCGATTACTACAAAAAGAATGTAAGAAATTTTAGAAGGGTGATAAAATAG
- a CDS encoding acyl-ACP thioesterase domain-containing protein, with protein sequence MKIFQKSILVLESHLDFNNHVNNLVYMQWALDISREHWLSEIGDEINEKYFWMVRTHHVEYRKQAFLDEEITIKTFVASYRGPFSDRIVKIYKEEDLLVQVKSNWCLIERVTQKLKRVPIEIQELFK encoded by the coding sequence ATGAAAATCTTCCAAAAAAGTATCTTAGTTTTAGAATCTCATCTAGATTTCAATAATCATGTAAACAATCTTGTATACATGCAGTGGGCACTTGATATCTCACGAGAACATTGGCTATCGGAAATCGGCGATGAGATAAATGAAAAATACTTCTGGATGGTGCGCACTCATCATGTTGAATATCGGAAGCAAGCCTTTCTTGATGAAGAAATCACAATCAAGACTTTTGTAGCGAGTTACAGAGGTCCGTTTTCAGATAGAATTGTGAAAATTTACAAAGAAGAAGACTTGCTTGTTCAGGTGAAATCGAATTGGTGTTTGATTGAACGAGTGACACAAAAGTTGAAACGCGTACCGATAGAAATCCAAGAACTCTTTAAATAA